A single window of Taeniopygia guttata chromosome 1, bTaeGut7.mat, whole genome shotgun sequence DNA harbors:
- the LOC100223167 gene encoding LOW QUALITY PROTEIN: pre-mRNA-splicing factor 38A (The sequence of the model RefSeq protein was modified relative to this genomic sequence to represent the inferred CDS: inserted 5 bases in 5 codons; substituted 1 base at 1 genomic stop codon), with translation MRRPLQGLPHANPTVKDTXEIHSTSLQDLEEIICSCIYSPKHWKEECFGLTLVLDKAMELECXGGVYGGSIKPIKPILCLMLKMLQIQPKKGITVEFLKNEDVKDVQMLGEVSMRLAGTAIDGYRYLEPLNSDCWRIKHQDRKGGCEQMHRDEFSDELLHEERVCNVILPWLQKWHVLEGAEQLQPRVSALEEDMPDAESNQEXDAKLEXIPSPDHCRRGQRDLDKQICSGAVQVGLEQVCREAQLLSKEKGPSLCQERHCSKSLRWHQSRSXERQHRSRFXSPAHDHSHRHVPL, from the exons ATGCGCAGACCTCTCCAag GACTGCCACATGCCAACCCCACAGTGAAGGACA CAGAAAtccacagcaccagcctgcagGACCTGGAGGAGATCATCTGCAGCTGCATCTACAGCCCCAAGCACTGGAAGGAGGAGTGTTTTGGCCTCACACTGGTGCTGGACAAGGCCATGGAGCTCGAGT ATGGGGGTGTCTATGGAGGGAGCATTAAACCCATTAAACCCATCTTGTGCCTGATGCTGAAGATGCTGCAGATCCAGCCCAAGAAGGGCATCACTGTGGAGTTCCTAAAGAATGAGGACGTCAAGGATGTCCAAATGCTTGGAGAGGTGTCCATGAGGCTGGCAGGCACTGCCATCGATGGCTACAGGTACCTGGAACCACTGAACAGTGACTGCTGGAGAATAAAACACCAGGACAGGAAAGGGGGATGTGAGCAGATGCACAGGGATGAATTTAGTGATGAGCTGCTCCATGAAGAACGTGTATGCAATGTCATCCTGCCTTGGCTGCAGAAATGGCACGTTCTGGAAGGAGCTGAGCAACTCCAGCCTCGAGTTAGTGCTCTGGAAGAAGACATGCCTGATGCAGAATCGAATCAGG AAGATGCAAAGCTGGAATGAATCCCATCTCCAGATCACTGCAGGAGGGGGCAGAGAGACCTGGACAAGCAGATCTGCAGTGGGGCAGtgcaggtggggctggagcaggtctGCAGGGAGGCACAGCTGCTCTCCAAAGAGAAGGGCCCCTCACTGTGCCAGGAGAGGCATTGCAGCAAAAGCCTGAGATGGCACCAGAGCAGAT TGGAGAGGCAGCACAGATCAAGAT AATCTCCAGCACATGACCACAGTCACAGACACGTTCCATTGTGA